The Burkholderia cepacia genome includes a region encoding these proteins:
- a CDS encoding transglycosylase SLT domain-containing protein: MRLILSAMVVLLLAACASQAPVANNAADSQATSNYLRKSATAKETVDVDKQSVGDLTSADSDLWGRIRRGFQMPDLQSDLVDMQTTWYTQRPDYVQRMTERSQKYLYHIVEELEARHMPTELALLPFIESAYNPQALSVAKAAGMWQFMPGTGRTYNLKRNMWQDERRDVLASTSAALDYLSRLHDMFGDWYLALAAYNWGEGNVQRAIARNQAAGLPTDYQSLRMPNETRNYVPKLQAVKNIIASPQQYGLTLPDIPNHPYFVTVTTSRDIDVAVAAKLANLSLDEFRSLNPSFSKPVILGATEPQILLPFDNASAFEKNLKAYSGQLSSWTTYTVSERARPAAIAEKIGVDADTLMSINKIPAGMRLKPGSTIVVPRGDDDDEDISADVAENGALAMEPDVPDTRKMLIRVRRKQSMAAIAGRYGVSVGQLKAWNRTHRDLVMPGQALVLHVPVGRSVPAEPGPERIATSAAGAHIERASLAVGSKSHGAKRGAAKPTAKSAKAAKAAPAKAAAHKGKKK, from the coding sequence ATGCGACTTATATTGAGTGCGATGGTGGTCCTGCTGCTCGCCGCGTGTGCGAGCCAGGCGCCTGTCGCCAACAACGCCGCCGATTCGCAGGCGACGTCCAACTACCTCCGTAAATCAGCCACCGCCAAAGAAACTGTCGACGTCGACAAGCAATCCGTCGGCGACCTGACCAGCGCAGACTCCGATCTCTGGGGGCGCATCCGCCGCGGTTTCCAGATGCCCGACCTGCAGAGCGACCTCGTCGACATGCAGACGACCTGGTATACGCAGCGGCCCGACTACGTGCAGCGCATGACCGAGCGCTCGCAGAAGTACCTGTATCACATCGTCGAGGAGCTCGAGGCGCGTCACATGCCGACCGAGCTCGCGCTGCTGCCGTTCATCGAGTCCGCGTACAACCCGCAGGCGCTGTCGGTCGCGAAGGCGGCCGGCATGTGGCAGTTCATGCCCGGCACGGGCCGTACCTACAACCTGAAGCGCAACATGTGGCAGGACGAGCGCCGCGACGTGCTCGCGTCGACGAGCGCCGCGCTCGACTACCTGTCGCGCCTGCATGACATGTTCGGCGACTGGTATCTCGCGCTGGCCGCGTACAACTGGGGCGAGGGCAACGTGCAGCGCGCGATCGCGCGCAACCAGGCGGCCGGCCTGCCGACCGACTACCAGAGCCTGCGGATGCCGAACGAGACGCGCAACTACGTGCCGAAGCTGCAGGCGGTGAAGAACATCATCGCGAGCCCGCAGCAGTATGGCCTGACGCTGCCGGACATCCCGAACCACCCGTATTTCGTGACGGTCACGACGTCGCGCGACATCGACGTGGCGGTGGCCGCGAAGCTCGCGAACCTGTCGCTCGACGAATTCCGCTCGCTGAACCCGTCGTTCTCGAAGCCGGTGATCCTCGGCGCGACCGAGCCGCAGATCCTGCTGCCGTTCGACAATGCGTCGGCGTTCGAGAAGAACCTGAAAGCCTACAGCGGCCAGCTTTCGTCGTGGACCACCTACACGGTCAGCGAACGCGCACGGCCGGCCGCGATCGCCGAGAAGATCGGCGTGGACGCCGATACGCTGATGTCGATCAACAAGATTCCGGCCGGCATGCGCCTGAAGCCGGGCTCGACGATCGTCGTGCCGCGCGGCGACGACGACGACGAGGACATCAGCGCCGACGTCGCCGAAAACGGCGCGCTCGCGATGGAACCGGACGTACCCGACACGCGCAAGATGCTGATCCGCGTGCGCCGCAAGCAGTCGATGGCGGCGATCGCCGGCCGCTACGGCGTGTCGGTCGGCCAGCTCAAGGCGTGGAACCGCACGCACCGCGATCTCGTGATGCCGGGCCAGGCGCTCGTGCTGCACGTGCCGGTCGGCCGTTCGGTGCCGGCGGAGCCCGGTCCGGAGCGGATCGCGACGTCGGCCGCCGGTGCGCACATCGAGCGCGCGAGCCTGGCGGTGGGCAGCAAGTCGCACGGCGCGAAGCGCGGCGCGGCGAAGCCGACGGCCAAATCGGCGAAAGCGGCGAAAGCGGCGCCGGCCAAGGCCGCAGCGCACAAGGGCAAGAAGAAGTAA
- the carA gene encoding glutamine-hydrolyzing carbamoyl-phosphate synthase small subunit — protein sequence MLPSFTPALLALADGTVFRGYSIGAEGHTIGEVVFNTAITGYQEILTDPSYSRQIVTLTYPHIGNVGVNAEDVEATKVHAAGLIIRDLPTLASNFRMDRTLGDYLRDEGVVAIAGIDTRKLTRILRDKGAQNGCILTGSDDEAKAIELARSFPGLAGMDLAKVVSTTKPFEWKQTEWRLEGGYGMQEAPKYRVVAYDFGVKYNILRMLAERGCHVTVLPAEASAEDALALNPDGIFLSNGPGDPEPCDYAIAATKQFIERGVPTFGICLGHQIMGLAVGAKTLKMKTGHHGANHPVKDLGDGRVVITSQNHGFAVDADSLPANARVTHVSLFDGTLQGFELTDKPAFCFQGHPEASPGPHDIGYLFDRFTALMDAAKQRNA from the coding sequence GTGTTGCCGTCTTTTACTCCCGCCTTGCTTGCACTCGCCGACGGCACGGTCTTTCGTGGTTATTCGATCGGGGCCGAAGGCCACACGATCGGCGAAGTCGTGTTCAATACCGCGATCACCGGCTATCAGGAAATCCTGACCGATCCGAGCTACTCGCGCCAGATCGTCACGCTCACCTATCCGCATATCGGCAACGTCGGCGTGAACGCCGAAGACGTCGAAGCCACGAAAGTCCATGCCGCCGGCCTGATCATCCGTGATCTGCCCACGCTCGCATCGAACTTCCGCATGGACCGCACGCTCGGCGACTACCTGCGCGACGAAGGCGTCGTCGCGATCGCCGGCATCGACACCCGCAAGCTGACCCGCATCCTGCGCGACAAGGGCGCGCAGAACGGCTGCATCCTGACGGGTTCGGACGACGAAGCGAAGGCGATCGAGCTCGCGCGCTCGTTCCCGGGCCTCGCGGGCATGGATCTCGCGAAGGTCGTGTCGACCACGAAGCCGTTCGAGTGGAAGCAGACCGAATGGCGCCTCGAAGGCGGCTACGGCATGCAGGAAGCGCCGAAGTACCGTGTCGTCGCGTACGATTTCGGCGTCAAGTACAACATCCTGCGCATGCTCGCGGAACGCGGCTGCCACGTGACGGTGCTGCCGGCCGAGGCGAGCGCGGAAGATGCGCTCGCGCTGAATCCGGACGGCATCTTCCTGTCGAACGGCCCCGGCGATCCGGAGCCGTGCGACTACGCGATCGCGGCCACGAAGCAATTCATCGAGCGCGGCGTGCCGACCTTCGGCATCTGCCTCGGCCACCAGATCATGGGCCTCGCGGTCGGCGCGAAGACACTGAAGATGAAGACGGGGCACCACGGCGCGAACCACCCGGTGAAGGATCTCGGCGACGGCCGCGTGGTGATCACGTCGCAGAACCACGGCTTCGCCGTCGATGCGGATTCGCTGCCGGCCAACGCGCGCGTGACGCACGTGTCGCTGTTCGACGGCACGCTGCAGGGCTTCGAGCTGACCGACAAGCCGGCATTCTGCTTCCAGGGCCACCCGGAAGCGTCGCCCGGCCCGCACGACATCGGCTATCTGTTCGACCGCTTCACCGCGCTGATGGACGCGGCGAAGCAGCGCAACGCCTGA
- the proP gene encoding glycine betaine/L-proline transporter ProP → MTLTATHVSPTAASSSASSSGEAPLVADDITVVDQSLLKRAVSAMAIGNAMEWFDFGVYSYIAVTLGKVFFPSSSPSAQLLATFGTFAAAFLVRPLGGMVFGPLGDRIGRQRVLAATMIMMAVGTFAIGLIPSYASIGIMAPVLLLVARLVQGFSTGGEYGGAATFIAEFSTDKRRGFMGSFLEFGTLIGYVMGAGVVALLTASLSQEALLSWGWRVPFLIAGPLGLIGLYIRMKLEETPAFKRQAEEREAQDKAVPKARFRETLMRNWRALLLCVGLVLIFNVTDYMVLSYLPSFMSSTLHFDESHSLVLVLLVMVLMMPMTLAAGRLSDRIGRKPVMLAGCVGLLALSIPSMMLIHAGTTASVFGGLLILGVLLSCFTGVMPSALPALFPTEIRYGALAIGFNVSVSLFGGTTPLVTAWLVDVTGNLMMPAYYMMGAAVIGIVSVVALAETARQPLKGSPPAVATRREAHQLVRQMREDEDDAGLYSVAATARA, encoded by the coding sequence ATGACCTTGACCGCAACACACGTCAGCCCGACCGCTGCTTCTTCCTCCGCTTCGTCGTCCGGCGAAGCCCCGCTCGTCGCGGACGACATCACCGTCGTCGACCAGAGCCTGCTCAAGCGCGCCGTCAGCGCGATGGCCATCGGCAACGCGATGGAATGGTTCGACTTCGGCGTCTACAGCTACATCGCCGTCACGCTCGGCAAGGTGTTCTTCCCGTCCAGCAGCCCGTCCGCGCAGCTGCTCGCGACCTTCGGCACGTTCGCGGCCGCGTTCCTCGTGCGCCCGCTCGGCGGCATGGTGTTCGGCCCGCTCGGCGACCGCATCGGCCGCCAGCGCGTGCTCGCCGCCACGATGATCATGATGGCCGTCGGCACCTTCGCGATCGGCCTGATCCCCAGCTACGCGTCGATCGGCATCATGGCCCCCGTGCTGCTGCTCGTCGCGCGCCTCGTGCAGGGTTTCTCGACCGGCGGCGAATACGGCGGCGCGGCCACCTTCATCGCCGAGTTCTCGACCGACAAGCGCCGCGGCTTCATGGGCAGCTTCCTCGAATTCGGCACGCTGATCGGCTATGTGATGGGTGCCGGTGTCGTCGCGCTGCTCACCGCGTCGCTGTCGCAGGAGGCGCTGCTGTCGTGGGGCTGGCGCGTGCCGTTCCTGATCGCCGGCCCGCTCGGCCTGATCGGCCTCTACATCCGGATGAAGCTCGAGGAAACGCCGGCGTTCAAGCGCCAGGCCGAGGAGCGCGAAGCGCAGGACAAGGCCGTGCCGAAGGCGCGCTTCCGCGAGACGCTGATGCGCAACTGGCGTGCGCTGCTGCTGTGCGTCGGCCTCGTGCTGATCTTCAACGTGACCGACTACATGGTGCTGTCGTACCTGCCGAGCTTCATGTCGTCGACGCTGCATTTCGACGAATCGCACAGCCTGGTGCTCGTGCTGCTCGTGATGGTGCTGATGATGCCGATGACGCTCGCCGCCGGCCGCCTGTCCGACCGGATCGGCCGCAAGCCCGTGATGCTCGCCGGCTGCGTCGGCCTGCTCGCGCTGTCGATCCCGTCGATGATGCTGATCCATGCCGGCACCACCGCATCGGTGTTCGGCGGCCTGCTGATCCTCGGCGTGCTGCTGTCGTGCTTTACCGGCGTGATGCCGTCGGCGCTGCCGGCGCTGTTCCCGACCGAGATCCGCTACGGCGCGCTCGCGATCGGCTTCAACGTGTCGGTGTCGCTGTTCGGCGGCACGACGCCGCTCGTCACCGCGTGGCTCGTCGACGTCACCGGCAACCTGATGATGCCCGCGTACTACATGATGGGCGCCGCGGTGATCGGCATCGTGTCGGTCGTCGCGCTCGCCGAAACCGCGCGCCAGCCGCTCAAGGGCTCGCCGCCGGCCGTCGCGACGCGCCGCGAAGCCCACCAGCTCGTGCGCCAGATGCGCGAGGACGAAGACGACGCGGGCCTGTACAGCGTGGCCGCCACCGCCCGCGCGTAA
- the leuE gene encoding leucine efflux protein LeuE, whose protein sequence is MFGHALGITDIWTYVFGVIFIILLPGPNSMYVLSLAAQRGVKAGYRAACGVFVGDTVLMVLSAAGVASLLKANPLLFSVVKYGGAAYLLYIGSGMLRSAWQKLRARADAPADAPPAVDGERRPFRKALIVSLLNPKAILFFISFFIQFVDPAFPHPALSFVVLGAIAQCASFLYLSTLIFAGARLAEHFRRRRKLAAGAASSVGGLFIGFSVKLALATMS, encoded by the coding sequence ATGTTCGGCCACGCACTCGGCATCACGGATATCTGGACCTACGTGTTCGGCGTGATCTTCATCATCCTGCTGCCGGGGCCGAACTCGATGTACGTGCTGTCGCTCGCGGCGCAGCGCGGCGTGAAGGCCGGCTATCGCGCGGCCTGCGGCGTGTTCGTCGGCGACACGGTGCTGATGGTGCTGTCCGCCGCGGGCGTCGCGTCGCTGCTGAAGGCGAACCCGCTGCTGTTCTCCGTCGTCAAGTACGGCGGCGCCGCGTATCTGCTCTACATCGGCTCCGGCATGCTGCGCAGCGCGTGGCAGAAGCTGCGCGCGCGCGCCGATGCGCCGGCCGATGCGCCGCCCGCGGTCGACGGCGAGCGTCGTCCGTTCCGCAAGGCGCTGATCGTGAGCCTGCTGAATCCGAAGGCGATCCTGTTCTTCATCTCGTTCTTCATCCAGTTCGTCGACCCGGCATTCCCGCATCCCGCGCTGTCGTTCGTCGTGCTCGGGGCGATCGCGCAATGCGCGAGCTTCCTGTACCTGAGCACGCTGATCTTCGCGGGGGCGCGGCTCGCCGAGCACTTCCGCCGCCGCCGCAAGCTTGCAGCAGGCGCGGCGAGCAGCGTGGGCGGCCTGTTCATCGGTTTCTCGGTGAAGCTCGCGCTCGCCACGATGAGCTGA
- a CDS encoding MFS transporter: MSSVQVRVLALFSVGYFVSYVFRGVNLGFAPFVTHELGLSAADLGLLTSLYFLGFAGAQIPAGVMLDHFGPRRVTAGMLLFAAAGAAVFGAAHGLGTMMVGRLLIGVGVSVCLGAAFKALAQHFPVGRLPLVNGLVMAVGGLGGVMVGSPLTWLLGWTSWRAICFGLAVLTVAVAASIGLGAPEAKQVRHQGGLVSQFKGAWHILSSRAFWKISSFSVVTQGVFYAMQSLWVGPYLRDVAGFDAPHAARLVSVLGFAMMAGCVGFGAAARVLERRGVSVYAFCGIGMALFVATQAAIVVRAPLPPAVLWGAYGMFGGVGILTYAVMAGHFPAHLIGRANTTLTLVIFLLIFAFQIGVGAVLSHWPAVDGRYPAAAHFTAWGVLLALQLASAVWYVWPAPIASGQASR, translated from the coding sequence ATGTCGTCGGTGCAGGTGAGGGTGCTCGCGCTGTTTTCGGTCGGGTATTTCGTGTCGTATGTGTTTCGCGGCGTCAATCTGGGCTTCGCGCCGTTCGTCACGCACGAGCTCGGGTTGTCGGCCGCCGATCTCGGCCTGCTCACCAGTCTCTATTTCCTCGGCTTCGCGGGCGCGCAGATCCCGGCCGGCGTGATGCTCGATCACTTCGGCCCGCGCCGCGTGACGGCCGGCATGCTGCTGTTCGCGGCCGCCGGTGCGGCCGTGTTCGGCGCCGCGCACGGCCTCGGCACGATGATGGTCGGCCGGCTGCTGATCGGCGTCGGCGTGTCGGTGTGTCTCGGCGCGGCGTTCAAGGCGCTCGCGCAGCATTTCCCGGTCGGCCGGCTGCCGCTCGTGAACGGTCTCGTGATGGCCGTGGGCGGCCTCGGCGGCGTGATGGTCGGCTCGCCGCTGACCTGGCTGCTCGGCTGGACGAGCTGGCGCGCGATCTGTTTCGGCCTCGCGGTGCTGACGGTGGCCGTCGCGGCGTCGATCGGCCTGGGCGCGCCGGAGGCGAAGCAGGTGCGTCACCAGGGCGGGCTCGTCAGCCAGTTCAAGGGCGCGTGGCATATCCTGAGCAGCCGTGCGTTCTGGAAGATCTCGTCGTTCTCCGTCGTCACGCAGGGCGTGTTCTATGCGATGCAGTCGCTGTGGGTCGGGCCGTACCTGCGCGACGTCGCGGGGTTCGATGCGCCGCATGCGGCGCGCCTCGTGTCGGTGCTCGGCTTCGCGATGATGGCCGGCTGCGTTGGCTTCGGCGCCGCGGCGCGCGTGCTCGAGCGGCGCGGGGTGTCCGTGTACGCGTTCTGCGGCATCGGCATGGCCTTGTTCGTCGCGACGCAGGCTGCGATCGTGGTGCGCGCGCCGTTGCCGCCGGCCGTTCTGTGGGGCGCGTACGGGATGTTCGGCGGCGTCGGCATCCTGACCTATGCGGTGATGGCCGGGCATTTTCCCGCGCATCTGATCGGCCGCGCGAACACGACGCTCACGCTCGTGATCTTCCTGCTGATCTTTGCGTTCCAGATCGGTGTCGGCGCGGTGCTGTCGCACTGGCCGGCGGTCGACGGACGTTATCCTGCCGCCGCGCACTTCACCGCATGGGGTGTGCTGCTCGCGCTGCAGCTCGCGAGCGCAGTCTGGTACGTATGGCCCGCACCGATCGCCTCTGGTCAAGCGAGCCGATAG
- a CDS encoding class I SAM-dependent methyltransferase, producing the protein MSDRQIIDWPAWTDSPPGRYVLGWEQAQLDRIVSDVFGFHALQLGLPQLDALRENRMPYRGLVLDPASGASAPYQYPWAREAHSPEHAPADRSTTWCDLLDLPFESQSVDLIVMPHTLEFTSDPHRLLREAERVLMPEGQLVITGFNSLSLWGMRQSFGRMANRPFVPATRDQIAFIRLKDWIKLLGFDLERGRFGCYRPPLVTDKWLARYGFMEAAGDRWWPIFGAVYMVTAVKRVRGMRLVGQIRMKKPVLAPGLTPAASPTTHQEHS; encoded by the coding sequence ATGTCTGACCGTCAAATTATAGACTGGCCCGCCTGGACCGACTCGCCTCCCGGCCGCTACGTGCTGGGCTGGGAGCAAGCGCAGCTCGACCGGATCGTGTCCGACGTCTTCGGGTTCCACGCGCTGCAGCTCGGCCTGCCGCAGCTCGACGCGCTGCGCGAGAACCGCATGCCGTATCGCGGCCTCGTGCTCGATCCGGCGAGCGGCGCGAGCGCGCCCTATCAATATCCGTGGGCCCGCGAAGCCCATTCGCCCGAGCATGCGCCCGCCGATCGCAGCACGACCTGGTGCGACCTGCTCGACCTGCCGTTCGAGTCGCAGAGCGTCGACCTGATCGTGATGCCGCACACGCTCGAATTCACGTCCGATCCGCACCGCCTGCTGCGCGAGGCCGAGCGCGTGCTGATGCCGGAAGGCCAGCTCGTGATCACCGGCTTCAATTCGCTCAGCCTGTGGGGCATGCGGCAATCGTTCGGGCGCATGGCGAACCGTCCGTTCGTGCCGGCCACGCGCGACCAGATCGCGTTCATCCGGCTCAAGGACTGGATCAAGCTGCTCGGCTTCGACCTCGAACGCGGCCGCTTCGGCTGCTACCGGCCGCCGCTCGTCACCGACAAGTGGCTGGCCCGCTACGGCTTCATGGAAGCCGCCGGCGACCGCTGGTGGCCGATCTTCGGCGCCGTCTACATGGTGACGGCCGTCAAGCGCGTGCGCGGCATGCGCCTCGTCGGCCAGATCCGGATGAAGAAACCCGTGCTCGCACCGGGCCTGACGCCGGCGGCCTCCCCGACCACCCATCAAGAACATTCATGA
- the gloB gene encoding hydroxyacylglutathione hydrolase produces the protein MNELEYVPVPAFDDNYIWLVSDGRDAIAVDPGEAAPVRRVLAERGWRLTAILLTHHHADHVGGVTDLIGGRPDDAPLAVYGPAGEEIGVVTHPLRGGDRVTLDAPAVAFDVLDVPGHTRGHIAYFQQAGKGAAGQGAAAPHVFCGDTLFSCGCGRLFEGTPAQMLASLDALAALPGDTRVHCAHEYTLSNIRFALACEPGNAALAAWRDEAQALRARGVPTLPTTIAHERAVNPFMRADSAAIHATLEAQLHETVPDRLTAFTLMREWKNRFR, from the coding sequence ATGAACGAGCTGGAATACGTGCCGGTTCCGGCATTCGATGACAACTATATCTGGCTCGTCTCGGACGGCCGCGATGCGATCGCCGTCGATCCGGGTGAAGCCGCGCCGGTGCGCCGGGTTCTTGCCGAACGAGGCTGGCGGTTGACCGCTATTTTACTCACGCACCATCACGCCGACCACGTCGGCGGTGTCACCGACCTGATCGGTGGCCGGCCGGACGATGCGCCGCTTGCCGTTTACGGCCCGGCCGGCGAGGAAATCGGCGTCGTCACGCACCCGCTGCGCGGCGGCGATCGCGTGACGCTCGACGCGCCGGCCGTCGCATTCGACGTGCTCGACGTGCCCGGCCACACGCGCGGCCACATCGCCTATTTCCAGCAGGCAGGGAAAGGCGCGGCCGGCCAAGGTGCTGCGGCGCCGCACGTGTTCTGCGGCGACACGCTGTTCTCGTGCGGCTGCGGCCGCCTGTTCGAGGGCACGCCCGCGCAGATGCTCGCGTCGCTCGACGCGCTCGCCGCGCTGCCGGGCGACACGCGCGTGCATTGTGCACACGAATACACGCTGTCCAATATCCGCTTCGCGCTCGCGTGCGAGCCCGGCAACGCGGCGCTCGCCGCGTGGCGCGACGAAGCGCAGGCGCTGCGCGCGCGCGGCGTGCCGACGCTGCCGACTACGATTGCTCACGAGCGTGCCGTTAACCCGTTCATGCGGGCGGACAGCGCGGCGATTCATGCGACGCTCGAAGCGCAGCTGCATGAAACGGTGCCGGATCGTCTGACGGCGTTCACGCTGATGCGCGAATGGAAAAACCGGTTCCGATGA
- the dnaQ gene encoding DNA polymerase III subunit epsilon, which yields MRQIILDTETTGLNARTGDRLIEIGCVELLNRRLTGNNLHFYVNPERDSDPGALAVHGLTTEFLSDKPKFAEVADQIRDFVKDAELIIHNAPFDLGFLDAEFARLGLPPFTEHCGGVIDTLVQAKQMFPGKRNSLDALCDRFGISNAHRTLHGALLDSELLAEVYLAMTRGQDSLVIDMLDDAGADGGAANGQRVSLAALDLVVVAASDDELAAHQAQLDELDKSVKGTCVWRKSADAGAAEAA from the coding sequence ATGCGCCAGATCATTCTCGATACCGAAACCACCGGCCTGAACGCCCGCACGGGCGACCGCCTCATCGAAATCGGCTGCGTCGAGCTGCTGAACCGGCGGCTCACCGGCAACAACCTGCACTTCTACGTGAACCCCGAGCGCGACAGCGATCCGGGCGCGCTGGCGGTGCACGGCCTCACGACCGAATTCCTCAGCGACAAGCCGAAATTCGCGGAAGTCGCCGACCAGATTCGCGACTTCGTGAAGGACGCCGAGCTGATCATCCACAACGCACCGTTCGACCTTGGCTTCCTCGATGCCGAATTCGCGCGGCTCGGCCTGCCGCCGTTCACCGAGCACTGCGGCGGCGTGATCGACACGCTGGTGCAGGCCAAGCAGATGTTCCCCGGCAAGCGCAACTCGCTCGACGCGCTGTGCGACCGCTTCGGCATCAGCAACGCGCACCGTACGCTGCACGGCGCACTGCTCGACTCGGAACTGCTCGCCGAGGTCTATCTCGCGATGACGCGCGGCCAGGACAGCCTCGTGATCGACATGCTCGACGACGCGGGCGCCGACGGCGGCGCGGCAAACGGCCAGCGCGTGTCGCTCGCCGCGCTCGACCTGGTCGTGGTGGCCGCGAGCGACGACGAGCTCGCCGCGCACCAGGCGCAGCTCGACGAGCTCGACAAGTCGGTCAAGGGCACCTGCGTATGGCGCAAGTCCGCCGACGCGGGTGCCGCCGAAGCGGCCTGA
- a CDS encoding YnfA family protein has translation MTELMRIAALFAATALAEIVGCYLPWLVLKEGRPVWLLLPAALSLALFAWLLTLHPSAAGRTYAAYGGVYIAVALVWLRVVDGVALTRWDVAGAALALGGMAVIALQPRA, from the coding sequence ATGACCGAACTGATGAGGATCGCGGCGCTGTTCGCCGCCACCGCGCTGGCCGAAATCGTCGGCTGTTACCTGCCGTGGCTCGTGCTGAAGGAGGGGCGGCCGGTGTGGCTGCTGCTGCCGGCCGCGTTGTCGCTCGCGTTGTTCGCGTGGCTGCTGACGCTGCACCCGAGTGCGGCGGGGCGCACCTATGCCGCGTACGGCGGCGTGTACATCGCGGTGGCGCTGGTCTGGCTGCGGGTGGTCGACGGCGTCGCACTGACCCGCTGGGACGTGGCCGGCGCGGCGCTCGCGCTCGGCGGAATGGCGGTCATCGCGCTGCAGCCGCGCGCGTGA